In Ictalurus punctatus breed USDA103 chromosome 3, Coco_2.0, whole genome shotgun sequence, the following are encoded in one genomic region:
- the si:ch73-105b23.6 gene encoding fibrillin-2 isoform X1 produces MQTPQLCLLYLCTLLMYTGVAPNLSDCEGIGKICHIFADCVKTRNSFTCVCLPGYNGDGLQCEDIDECTVGIHSCNIQALCKNTKGSYSCVCLNGYSGDGFQCVDINECQTGNGGCHTDAICTNTNGGRTCQCKSGFIGNGLQCTDDNECTRPGICHWNAFCTNIPGSYMCTCNSGYKGNGNYLCLDTDECSETPGVCAAHLGFKGCINQPGTYKCLCSNGYRSNGKSCEDINECADGICSTSSNCVNTPGSYQCTCKEGFVGNGITCVDVNECSGKNLCDPNALCINMLGSYECSCRSGFLGEGFQCTDINECKVNNVCPVGATCVNTAGSFYCDCGQGYIFNKTQCQDLDECAEGSCSSYASCTNLPGSFTCECLPGFVGDGLFCVDVNECAMSQKCPSYALCTNLPGSYNCSCMVGYTGDGLTLCSDIDECRMNNGGCSAKAKCLNSMGSFSCLCPSGFNLVNSSMCQDIDECQVLEKPCKAYEKCSNKEGSYDCSCQTGFTRPNTNAGCSDIDECLIYQACHPNATCVNSVGYFMCTCKNGFSGNGTYCEDVNECAAEGACHPHALCHNIPGDFSCQCQKGFEGNGFTCLDLDECVLSNTTCPASSVCINSPGTYVCSCMNGTVVYNNTCAPPSIWCNPPCHPFGLCHPSPMGYQCVCDIGFKGNGLICSDIDECQQNVCLRNETECINSPGSFSCICKMGYSQNGTECMDVDECTSGKAECSEFAQCDNTVGSHLCFCLSGFMGNGKSCSDIDECQSQNGGCHPFASCTNTPGSYECTCPPGMPGSGFDCVDVDECLENSTLHNNCSHLALCNNTVGSYVCHCLEGYQGDGLTCADVDECLQPSRCGNNMICQNTPGAYTCTCSLGMVYDSGTCVSERECVNSTHGCSTHAECNAKLGSYYCACREGFYGNGMECKDVDECGWTGKQACPQFSYCFNTEGSYYCDCWKGFQNNGTHCKDINECEMGNFTCPDNSNCINKEGGYYCPCNVGFVANNSMCLDIDECATRPTLCPNSSNCKNKVGSYFCECWDGYLSNGTHCRDKNECLDNSTCPEHSACVNIAGGFLCQCEVGFSSNSSNATHCKDIDECSVTGPLCTNGTCINTAGSFYCLCNKGFWSNVTECFDIDECLASQNGSICQAHSTCVNVPGSYECTCHMGFLLNGTMCQDIDECKKSTSLCTENSQCVNTEGSFVCPCLSGFKAQGPNCTDIDECMLTDSCRPDQVCTNLHGSYQCSCAMGYQEENGTCTDTDECQNATAVCHTLARCWNNIGSFSCHCPLGYFEDRTQCKDIDECSLASSPCHTQSKCINTPGSYICVCSPGLLALGPVCVDLNECQQNRGGCHPAAICRNSIAGFQCQCANGWDTTDQRGSGSYGCTDRNECLSATACYGNTTCTNLIGSFSCTCHGDNSNCQQSTPIENVLYPWGLEVGDVRLPLSTADGNSPYITPPVGFPFMGKLYERLFFSDNGLVQFQTVDMNEKLLLPIPFPQGFTGNESMAMLAVFWDDADLTLGDGKLFYKEYHPLNISDVYSQIVFNRTCKDVTQFEAKRGKPAFTPIWILKITWDHVLPISYQKINLSETNTFQAILTTDGTRSFALLRYGNMNWGPGQRIYHSALIGYTDGISNFHNEIPNPPKNLFGPGGRYRPQSIVGNTGQLGQLIYDLTGVTVVSSDPQRQCHVWALKEPEPNEWTLGLTPCPCTRNQALDDLAFGPETLPVENGTYVQKLRGLRWGGTAGQVFQSILFNKQNAGKRCVYDPQGPLLAGYSERYFTNDKIQEHIDKDLLPFQWCCVLSSFCHLYLAKRPLDRCQGYGWTHVDPSIPESTGAPGLGLAYGSLHFVTFDGTKYTFKAIGVFVIVRLSSSKGSNVFTLQGETGVLETNGQPSQVAALVRLAAYHQAFGKVEWRSSVSGEKLIVLINDVEFPVFAGVVHVVQQGFALRCPSVQRCATVYEGGLNVAVWMGDARRLSTLVEIPQSFYNRTVGLLGLWSSNTSNEFLLSNGHLLSSPDNNPPSEDRLLLFGQSWAVPLPERLLFTTPPLIPFQPVSTEELMASVSPETLVRLQETCQGSMQCVHDILTSKNTNLGLQSLKDQKQFYKLAVTFGNIPPILSEPTVIRCKVNTTVRVQFVAQDANRDSVSFSLLYPRPVLATIGRDDGVLVWTPLNIQPVLLIVQVSDHMSSSVLIPILQLCSCLNGGTCQYQSVAENHLQGKFQVVGCLCPPGFGGRYCGNRTDVCKGKPCFPGVDCFSQREGDSFSCGECPPRTVSNDTRGYKCFENDFCLPPFRFPCHEMADCYSTGYNYTCLCKPGFSGDGRECTDIDECQNPETCPNAKFECVNTPGSVYCSCRYQSFLEFNGCGDSPNPTGWNMFNVSVTWSSQKAEQQQQKQLEQILSMGFQNKFYSAKIFLPNSGNEHRINVSSDTPHWYIMDYLNRVGHYYGITSVYVGDLDECHTNESVCTHPAVCYNTYGGYRCVCNGTDIKEAQSCILDWDVHNKPSVIDATTRDDNKPHILGLVLGIVIALLLLLLLAALAFFCCCHRKTVTGEIPHLLPEYVQERFSSHFNYSNPALHYKSHCSPRILDNITPRNKSHNPVCPISATCTHDCTCMYVEEEKINI; encoded by the exons ATGCA GACTCCACAGCTCTGCCTGTTGTATCTGTGTACTCTTCTTATGTACACTGGTGTAG cTCCAAATCTCAGTGACTGTGAAGGAATAGGAAAGATATGCCATATCTTCGCAGACTGCGTCAAAACACGTAACAGCTTCACTTGTGTTTGCCTGCCTGGATACAATGGTGATGGACTACAGTGTGAAGACATAGACGAATGCACTGTTGGTATTCACAGCTGCAACATACAAGCACTCTGTAAGAACACAAAAGGCAGCTACAGCTGTGTGTGCCTGAACGGATATTCTGGAGATGGCTTTCAGTGTGTGGATATTAATGAATGTCAAACAGGAAATGGTGGCTGTCACACTGATGCAATTTGCACTAATACAAATGGGGGCCGAACATGCCAGTGTAAGAGTGGTTTCATTGGAAATGGGCTTCAGTGCACTGATGATAACGAATGCACCAGGCCAGGCATCTGCCATTGGAACGCCTTCTGCACTAACATCCCTGGTTCATACATGTGCACGTGTAATTCTGGATATAAAGGCAATGGCAACTATCTTTGCCTGGACACTGATGAGTGTTCAGAAACTCCAGGGGTGTGTGCTGCCCATTTAGGTTTCAAGGGCTGCATAAATCAACCAGGAACCTACAAATGCCTTTGCAGCAATGGCTACCGGAGCAATGGGAAATCCTGTGAAGATATTAATGAATGTGCAGACGGTATCTGTAGTACGTCCTCCAACTGTGTAAACACTCCTGGCTCATATCAATGCACTTGTAAGGAAGGTTTTGTCGGGAACGGAATTACTTGTGTGGATGTCAATGAATGCAGTGGGAAGAATCTCTGTGACCCAAACGCACTGTGTATCAACATGCTTGGCAGCTATGAGTGCTCATGTCGCTCTGGTTTTCTTGGAGAAGGGTTCCAGTGTACCGACATTAATGAGTGTAAAGTAAATAATGTATGCCCAGTTGGTGCAACCTGTGTCAACACTGCAGGCTCATTCTACTGTGATTGTGGTCAAGGCTATATTTTCAATAAAACACAGTGTCAGGATCTGGATGAATGTGCAGAAGGCAGCTGTAGCTCCTATGCTTCATGTACAAATTTGCCTGGCTCGTTCACATGTGAATGTCTGCCTGGTTTTGTTGGTGATGGTTTATTCTGTGtggatgtgaatgagtgtgctaTGTCCCAGAAATGCCCCTCTTATGCCCTCTGCACCAACCTGCCTGGGAGTTACAACTGCAGTTGCATGGTGGGCTACACGGGTGATGGCCTGACACTGTGTTCAGACATAGATGAGTGCCGAATGAACAATGGTGGATGCAGTGCCAAGGCCAAATGCCTTAACAGCATGGGGTCATTctcctgtctctgtccctctgggTTTAACCTAGTCAATAGCAGCATGTGCCAGGACATAGATGAATGCCAGGTACTGGAAAAGCCTTGTAAGGCCTACGAGAAATGCTCCAATAAAGAGGGTTCTTATGATTGCTCCTGCCAGACAGGGTTTACTCGTCCCAATACGAACGCAGGATGTTCTGATATTGATGAGTGTCTAATATATCAGGCATGCCATCCCAATGCTACATGTGTCAACTCAGTTGGTTATTTCATGTGCACCTGTAAAAATGGCTTCAGTGGAAATGGTACTTATTGTGAGgatgtgaatgaatgtgcagcAGAAGGTGCGTGTCACCCACACGCTCTATGCCACAACATCCCTGGTGACTTCTCCTGCCAATGCCAAAAGGGCTTTGAAGGAAATGGCTTCACTTGCTTGGACCTGGATGAATGTGTGTTATCAAACACTACCTGCCCTGCTAGTTCAGTGTGCATTAATTCTCCTGGAACATATGTGTGCTCATGTATGAATGGTACAGTGGTATATAATAACACTTGTGCTCCACCTAGCATATGGTGTAACCCTCCTTGCCATCCATTTGGGCTCTGCCATCCTTCACCTATGGGATATCAGTGTGTATGTGACATCGGGTTCAAAGGAAATGGATTGATCTGTTCAGACATTGATGAGTGTCAGCAGAATGTGTGTCTCAGGAATGAGACTGAGTGTATAAACAGTCCAGGCTCATTCTCCTGCATCTGCAAAATGGGTTATTCTCAAAATGGAACAGAATGCATGG ATGTGGATGAGTGTACGTCTGGAAAGGCTGAGTGTAGTGAGTTTGCACAGTGTGATAATACTGTTGGGAGTCACCTGTGCTTCTGTCTCAGTGGCTTCATGGGAAATGGAAAAAGCTGCTCTG ACATTGATGAGTGCCAGTCTCAGAATGGAGGGTGCCATCCCTTTGCCAGCTGCACTAACACTCCTGGATCCTACGAGTGCACTTGTCCACCGGGTATGCCCGGGTCAGGGTTTGATTGCGTGGATGTGGACGAGTGTTTGGAGAATTCAACCTTGCATAACAACTGCAGTCATCTTGCTTTGTGCAACAACACAGTGGGCTCCTATGTCTGCCACTGCCTGGAGGGCTACCAGGGTGATGGCCTTACCTGTGCAGATGTGGATGAGTGTCTGCAACCTTCACGCTGTGGCAACAACATgatttgccaaaacacacctggGGCATACACTTGTACTTGCAGCCTGGGTATGGTCTATGATTCTGGCacctgtgtgagtgagagagaatgtgtgaacAGCACTCATGGCTGCAGTACACATGCTGAATGCAATGCCAAACTGGGGTCATACTACTGTGCCTGCAGAGAAGGCTTTTATGGAAACGGAATGGAGTGCAAGGACGTGGATGAGTGCGGCTGGACAGGAAAGCAAGCATGCCCACAGTTTTCCTACTGCTTCAACACAGAAGGCTCATACTACTGTGACTGCTGGAAAGGTTTTCAGAACAATGGGACACACTGCAAGGATATAAATGAGTGTGAGATGGGTAATTTTACATGTCCTGACAACAGCAACTGCATCAATAAGGAAGGGGGATACTACTGTCCATGCAATGTTGGCTTTGTTGCCAACAACTCCATGTGTTTGGACATTGATGAATGTGCCACAAGGCCAACACTGTGTCCTAATTCATCTAATTGCAAAAACAAAGTTGGATCCTATTTCTGTGAGTGTTGGGATGGGTACTTGAGTAATGGAACACACTGTAGAGACAAGAATGAATGTCTGGATAACTCTACATGCCCAGAGCACAGTGCATGTGTCAACATAGCAGGTGGATTTCTCTGCCAGTGTGAGGTTGGGTTCTCCAGTAACAGTTCAAATGCCACCCACTGTAAAGATATCGATGAATGTTCAGTGACTGGCCCGCTATGCACTAACGGGACCTGCATCAACACTGCTGGTTCATTCTACTGTCTGTGCAATAAAGGATTTTGGAGCAATGTGACAGAGTGCTTTGATATAGATGAGTGCTTGGCATCCCAGAATGGTTCAATATGCCAGGCTCACTCCACTTGTGTGAATGTTCCAGGCTCATATGAATGTACGTGCCATATGGGCTTTCTGCTGAATGGTACAATGTGTCAAGACATTGATGAATGCAAGAAAAGTACAAGTTTGTGCACTGAAAATTCACAGTGTGTAAACACGGAGGGATCCTTTGTATGTCCATGTTTGTCTGGCTTCAAGGCTCAGGGGCCAAACTGCACTGACATTGATGAGTGTATGCTCACTGACTCCTGTCGTCCAGACCAGGTTTGCACCAATTTGCATGGTTCATACCAATGCTCTTGTGCCATGGGGTACCAGGAGGAGAATGGAACCTGTACAGACACAGATGAATGTCAGAATGCCACAGCAGTTTGTCACACACTGGCTCGGTGCTGGAACAACATAGGGTCTTTCTCCTGCCACTGCCCCTTGGGTTATTTTGAGGATAGGACACAATGCAAGGACATCGACGAATGTTCTTTAGCTAGCTCTCCTTGCCACACACAAAGCAAATGCATCAATACACCAGGATCGTACATATGCGTGTGTTCTCCAGGTCTGTTAGCTCTTGGACCAGTGTGTGTGGACCTAAATGAGTGTCAGCAGAATCGAGGTGGATGCCATCCTGCTGCTATATGCCGAAACTCTATAGCTGGTTTTCAGTGCCAGTGTGCTAATGGCTGGGATACGACAGATCAGAGGGGGAGCGGATCATATGGATGCACTGACAGAAATGAGTGTCTCTCAGCAACTGCTTGCTATGGCAACACAACCTGCACCAATTTGATCGGATCCTTCAGTTGCACCTGCCATGGTGATAATTCCAACTGTCAACAGTCAACACCAATTG AGAATGTACTGTACCCTTGGGGACTGGAGGTTGGTGATGTGAGATTACCACTGTCAACAGCAGATGGAAACTCTCCATACATAACTCCACCTGTAGGGTTTCCATTCATGGGCAAGCTCTATGAAAGATTATTT TTTTCAGACAATGGCCTGGTTCAGTTCCAGACAGTAGACATGAATGAGAAGCTCCTTCTTCCTATTCCATTCCCCCAAGGATTTACTGGTAATGAAAGCATGGCAATGTTAGCTGTGTTCTGGGATGATGCTGACCTCACATTAGGAGATGGTAAACTATTCTACAAG GAATATCATCCGTTGAACATATCAGATGTTTACTCTCAAATAGTCTTCAACCGCACATGTAAAGATGTGACTCAATTTGAGGCAAAAAGGGGGAAACCTGCATTCACTCCCATATGGATTCTAAAAATCACATGGGACCATGTGCTGCCCATCTCCTACCAGAAAATCAACTTATCTGAG ACAAACACATTCCAAGCTATCCTGACCACAGATGGTACTCGATCATTTGCCTTGCTCCGCTACGGCAACATGAACTGGGGTCCAGGACAGAGGATTTACCACAGCGCTCTGATAGGCTACACTGATGGCATCAGTAACTTCCATAATGAGATTCCCAACCCACCCAAAAATCTGTTTGGCCCAGGTGGTCGTTATCGTCCCCAGAGCATTGTGGGCAACACAGGCCAGTTAGGGCAGCTTATCTATGACCTGACTGGAGTCACAGTGGTCAGTTCAGATCCTCAGAGGCAGTGCCACGTATGGGCTCTGAAGGAGCCAGAGCCCAATGAGTGGACACTAGGACTGACACCATGCCCTTGTACTCGCAATCAGGCATTGGACGACCTGGCATTTGGTCCCGAGACCCTGCCAGTGGAGAATGGCACATATGTGCAGAAGCTGCGGGGTCTCCGCTGGGGTGGAACTGCAGGTCAAGTGTTTCAGTCAATACTCTTCAACAAGCAAAATGCAGGAAAGAGGTGCGTGTATGACCCCCAAGGACCTCTGCTGGCCGGATATAGCGAACGCTATTTTACCAATGACAAGATACAAGAGCATATTG ATAAGGATCTCCTGCCTTTCCAGTGGTGCTGTGTCCTGTCTTCATTTTGCCATCTTTACCTGGCTAAGAGACCACTAGACCGGTGTCAGGGCTATGGCTGGACACATGTAGACCCAAGCATTCCAGAAAGCACAGGAGCACCTGGCCTTG GTTTGGCATACGGAAGCCTCCACTTTGTTACATTCGATGGAACTAAGTACACTTTCAAAGCCATAGGAGTGTTTGTAATCGTGCGTCTGTCCTCCAGTAAAGGCTCCAATGTCTTCACTCTGCAGGGAGAGACAGGGGTGCTAGAGACTAACGGGCAGCCCAGTCAAGTGGCAGCTCTAGTGCGCTTAGCCGCATACCACCAGGCCTTCGGCAAG GTGGAATGGCGAAGCTCTGTGTCTGGAGAGAAGCTCATTGTACTAATCAATGATGTGGAGTTTCCAGTGTTTGCAG GTGTAGTACATGTTGTACAACAAGGCTTTGCATTGCGATGTCCCTCAGTGCAGCGCTGTGCAACTGTCTATGAAGGAGGACTGAATGTGGCTGTGTGGATGGGGGATGCCAGGAGACTCTCTACTCTGGTGGAGATCCCACAGAGCTTTTACAATCGCACCGTAGGCCTCTTGGGCCTCTGGAGTTCCAACACTTCCAATGAGTTCCTCCTCTCCAATGGACACTTGCTGTCTTCACCTGACAACAACCCCCCCTCTGAGGACAGACTTCTGCTCTTTGGACAGTCAT GGGCTGTCCCTCTACCAGAGCGTCTCCTATTCACCACACCTCCCCTGATACCCTTTCAACCTGTGAGCACAGAGGAATTGATGGCATCAGTTAGCCCGGAAACACTCGTCAGACTTCAGGAGACATGCCAGGGCAGCATGCAATGTGTGCATGACATCCTAACCTCAAAGAACACCAATCTGGGCCTACAGAGCCTGAAGGATCAAAAACAATTCTACAAGCTTGCTGTTACCTTTG GTAACATACCACCCATTTTGAGCGAGCCCACAGTGATCCGCTGTAAGGTGAACACTACAGTAAGAGTGCAGTTTGTAGCCCAGGATGCTAACAGAGACTCCGTCAGCTTCTCCCTGCTGTATCCACGACCAGTTTTGGCCACCATAGGAAGAG ATGATGGTGTTTTGGTGTGGACTCCATTAAATATTCAGCCCGTGCTGCTCATTGTGCAGGTGAGCGACCACATGTCCAGCTCTGTGCTTATCCCCATTCTGCAGCTCTGCAGCTGTCTGAACGGAGGAACCTGCCAGTACCAAAGTGTGGCAGAGAACCACTTGCAGGGGAAATTTCAG GTTGTGGGGTGTCTGTGCCCTCCAGGTTTTGGTGGAAGATACTGTGGAAATAGAACTGATGTGTGTAAAGGCAAGCCTTGCTTCCCTGGAGTGGACTGCTTCAgtcagagagagggggacagttTTAGCTGTGGAGAATGTCCTCCCCGAACTGTCTCTAATGACACAAGAGGTTACAAATGCTTTGAGAATG ATTTCTGCCTTCCTCCTTTTCGCTTTCCCTGTCATGAGATGGCAGACTGCTACAGCACTGGCTATAACTACACATGCCTGTGTAAGCCTGGCTTTTCTGGTGATGGACGTGAGTGCACAG ATATAGATGAGTGTCAGAACCCTGAAACCTGCCCTAATGCAAAGTTTGAGTGTGTGAACACACCTGGTTCAGTGTACTGCTCCTGCCGCTATCAAAGCTTTCTGGAGTTCAACGGCTGTG gTGACTCTCCAAATCCTACAG GGTGGAATATGTTTAATGTCTCTGTCACCTGGAGCAGTCAAAAGGCTGAACAACAGCAACAGAAACAG CTGGAGCAAATCCTTTCTATGGGTTTCCAGAACAAATTTTACAGCGCCAAAATATTCCTACCTAACTCAGGGAATGAGCACAGAATCAATGTGTCCAGTGACACTCCTCATTGGTACATCATGGATTACCTGAACCGAGTCGGTCACTACTACGGCATCACATCAGTCTATGTAGGAG ACCTAGATGAGTGCCACACCAATGAGAGTGTATGTACACATCCAGCTGTGTGTTACAACACTTATGGAGGctacagatgtgtgtgtaatggcaCTGACATTAAAGAGGCACAGTCTTGCATTTTAG ACTGGGATGTTCATAATAAACCAAGTGTGATAGATGCTACAACTCGGGACGATAATAAGCCCCATATTCTTGGTTTGGTCCTGGGCATCGTTATcgccctcctcctcctgctgctgctggctgCTCTGgccttcttctgctgctgtcaCAGGAAAACTGTCACTGGAGA AATTCCTCACTTACTGCCAGAATATGTACAGGAGCGTTTCAGCTCTCATTTCAACTACAGCAATCCTGCCCTGCACTATAAGAGCCACTGCAGCCCACGTATCCTTGACAACATCACACCCAGAAACAAATCTCACAATCCAGTTTGTCCTATTTCTGCCACCTGCACTCATGACTGCACCTGTATGTATGTAGAGGAAGAgaagataaatatataa